From a single Methanofollis sp. W23 genomic region:
- a CDS encoding aldehyde dehydrogenase family protein, producing the protein MRKVTYVSLESDEGMHASYEAALSDLESRLGHRHPLFIGGKQFSTTREFAVRSPVDQEVITGHFQQAGEEEAKAAVEVARDAYPAWSRTDPAERVAAMRATAKVLEREVYSLAALITMEAGKTRAEAIAEVGEAVDMIRYHCALYEQADGFVVPMRPETRGATNRSVMRPHGVWAVISPFNFPIDLAAGMASAALLTGNTVILKPASKTPLTGIRLYEAFIEAGVPAGAVNLLTGPGHPFGEVVTAHPAVDGIAFTGSREVGMWLMRTFLARQAYPKPVVAEMGSKNPCIITGTADLEKAVEGVVRAAFGYSGQKCSATSRVYVEHEVAEECARMLIRRAGECVVGDPRERGVFMGPLISARAKQTFEESVARCRQDGGQVLAGGKTLEEGALARGFYVQPTVVAGLPEDHPLMKHELFVPFLCMQSFRALDEAVTRANKTEYGLTAGIFAEDPDEVSTFFEGTRFGVCYANRQGGATTGAWPGVQPFGGWKASGSAGKGVGGPYYLLSYLREQAQSIQHSP; encoded by the coding sequence ATGAGAAAAGTTACCTATGTCAGCCTGGAATCGGACGAGGGGATGCACGCCTCCTATGAGGCGGCCCTCTCAGACCTGGAGAGTCGGCTCGGCCACCGCCACCCGCTCTTCATCGGCGGAAAACAGTTTTCGACGACACGGGAGTTTGCGGTCAGGTCGCCGGTCGACCAGGAGGTGATCACCGGGCACTTCCAGCAGGCCGGCGAGGAGGAGGCGAAGGCGGCGGTCGAGGTGGCGAGGGACGCATACCCGGCATGGAGCCGGACCGACCCGGCCGAGCGGGTGGCGGCGATGCGGGCGACGGCAAAGGTCCTTGAGCGCGAGGTCTACTCCCTCGCCGCCCTCATCACGATGGAGGCCGGAAAGACGCGAGCCGAGGCGATCGCCGAGGTCGGCGAGGCCGTGGACATGATCAGGTACCACTGCGCCCTCTATGAGCAGGCCGATGGGTTCGTCGTCCCGATGCGCCCCGAGACGCGGGGGGCGACGAACAGGAGCGTGATGCGCCCGCATGGGGTCTGGGCGGTCATCTCGCCCTTCAACTTCCCGATCGACCTTGCGGCCGGGATGGCCTCGGCGGCCCTGCTCACCGGCAACACCGTCATACTCAAACCTGCAAGCAAGACCCCGCTCACTGGCATCAGGCTGTACGAGGCCTTCATCGAGGCCGGAGTGCCGGCCGGCGCCGTCAACCTGCTCACCGGCCCAGGCCACCCCTTCGGCGAGGTGGTCACCGCCCACCCGGCGGTCGACGGGATCGCCTTCACGGGGTCGCGGGAGGTGGGGATGTGGCTGATGCGCACCTTCCTCGCACGCCAGGCCTACCCGAAACCGGTCGTCGCCGAGATGGGGAGCAAGAACCCCTGCATCATCACCGGGACGGCCGACCTGGAGAAGGCGGTCGAGGGGGTGGTCCGCGCCGCCTTCGGCTACAGCGGACAGAAGTGCAGCGCCACCTCGCGGGTCTATGTCGAGCACGAGGTCGCCGAGGAATGTGCCAGGATGCTGATCAGGCGGGCCGGAGAGTGCGTCGTCGGCGACCCCCGCGAGCGCGGGGTCTTCATGGGCCCGCTCATCTCGGCCAGGGCAAAGCAGACCTTCGAGGAGTCGGTCGCAAGGTGCCGGCAGGACGGCGGCCAGGTGCTCGCCGGCGGGAAGACACTGGAGGAGGGGGCCCTGGCCCGCGGGTTCTATGTGCAGCCCACGGTCGTCGCCGGTCTCCCCGAAGACCACCCCCTCATGAAGCACGAACTCTTCGTCCCCTTCCTCTGCATGCAGTCTTTCAGGGCTCTTGACGAGGCGGTCACCCGCGCGAACAAGACCGAGTACGGCCTGACCGCCGGGATCTTTGCTGAGGACCCTGACGAGGTCAGCACCTTCTTCGAGGGGACCAGGTTCGGGGTCTGTTATGCCAACCGCCAGGGCGGGGCGACGACCGGGGCATGGCCTGGCGTGCAGCCCTTCGGCGGGTGGAAGGCGAGCGGGTCGGCCGGAAAGGGGGTCGGCGGGCCATATTATCTCCTCTCGTACCTCCGCGAGCAGGCGCAGAGCATCCAGCACAGCCCCTGA